GGCGTATTACCTAACGTACTAAACCTGCAATGCGTGGGTTCGCGAGGTTGTTACAACGCACTGCATATTTTGGTCCATTGGTGTGCGTTACTAATTCAAAAGCTGTTCGTGCGTTCGCATACTGTACGTTGCTGTAGATAGAGAATTTGAATTTCTTGAACCCGTGTTCTTGCATTCGTAGGGGTCCAAAGGATGGAACCAAGCAGCTATGCGACAGGTTCAAGATATCCCTGCCCTACGCCGGTCAGACCGTGACATGTGCGTTTGTTTATTTATCCTCGTAGATGCAATCAGTGCGACGAGTTTGCTAGACGTTTATGTTGGCGTGTTATTAATTGTTCATCACTAATACGCGCACGCGCATGCTGGTCTTTTATCAGGGGAAGTAATTTTTCAAGCACACAAGCCAGATCTTCCGCCAGATTTTATCTTCGACGACACATCATTCCTGCCAAACATAGAGGAAGTGCCCGTAAGTTTGCCTCGATTGCATCAAGTGGCTGTATAATTACGTGCTTAGTTGTTATTAAACAAAAaaaggattttaaaaaagaagGCTGTTTTTGTGCAAAGATTCCAAGGATGTAGCTAAAGTCCATAAGTTCCGTGCATTCTCGAATTCATTATACGAGTGATCTAATTTCGTCATAGCCTTCTCTATTGCTTTTCAAAACAATATCAGATTGTTTGACATTGCTTTTGTAACTGTAAGCGTCTTGATTTAAGTATTGTCTGTATTGCTTTTCTTAGTCTGTTAATCCAGGAGGTCCCTCCCACAGTTTGTAACATTGGGACCTGTTCCTGGTGCATTCCCTAATTTGTTACCACTGTGAACTCATAATAATGCTTGATTGAAATAATTTACCTGTACTTAATTCCCCACGCAACCGCTCGCTGTCTCCAAAAGAGCCTCTGCAACTGGGACTCAGACGACGACGAAGCACTGACAAACGTAATCCAGGAGTTGTTGGAGCAGTACCGCAAGCACCAGGTGTCAATGCTCGACGATTCACCTAGGCTGCAGTTCGAGTACTCCTCGCTAGTCCACCAGTCCGACATTGCCGAGTCAAACATACAGGTGCACCTCAACAAAAAGGTAACGTGTCGCTCTGTCATTGGTCCCATAGACGTGAACAAGTCGCTGTTGCAGGCGCAGTGTAGTGAAAAAGTTTTCCTCGATTCCGTTACAGAATCCTGGGAGTCCAGTAAGGTTCTGGATCACGTTGCCCATTGACTTCTCCAAACTCCCTCCCGTGTTCGCAAAGGTTGTTCTTGCCGTTTCATGATTGctgtcttgtttgtttgtttaaagtTATGAGAATCTGCAACATTGCCATGTGCCATTAGCTTCAGGTACTGTATTTGGCAGAGCAGCTAAGAAAGTGTACTTGTGCAATGTTTACCTGCTATGGCACTGTGTTCATTATGTTTCATGGTTTATTTAACTTCTCCGACTTGTGGGCAAGCTTTACAGTTATGTCACTGCAGTAGCAAACTGTGCTTTGCATTACAAGCATTCAGCCAGTATCAGCAAGAGCAGGTGACAACATGTTGTTCAGTGTTTCATAAAATGGCTGCTTTACTTAAAATACCGTATTTGCTCGTGTAAGACCCGCACACCTCTTTAGAAATTTGAACAGAGTGTGCAGACCTTCCGTGAGTCAAGCTTATTACTGCCACACCATTTACTGGGCTGTTACTGCTATGAGTATATGCAGTTGATGATGACCCGCTAGGAAAACTTTTACTGTCTACTTTTTGTTGCGCCCGCAgtagtagcccagtggctatggcattgcgttGTGGGACTCGAGtttgcggcggccacatttcgatgggggtgaaatgcaaaaaaagcatctgtgtatttacatttaagtgcacgttaaagatccccaggtggtctaaattaatacagagtcccccactaccatGTGCCTTGTAATCGTGttgttgttttggcatgtacaaccccataattaaagaaaatttttttgttactttaGTTGCCACCATTGAACTTAGCCTGCCATGTTACATGCATTGACTCGAATGCCCATTGAtaaaacatctttttttcttctggatttctgaGCTCCAAAGCGAGGTGTGCAAGTTTTGTGCATCAATATACCTTGTGCAAGTAAATGCAGTACAGTTAAAAATACAGATTTTTGAAATGTGCTTGATTGAGAGAGTTtgctgttggactagttggtcAATTGTATTTAGAATGAAAATGGCATAAACTAACAAGTAAGGAAGACACTCACAGCACTGTTTCTTCATATTTGTTGTCCTGTTGGTTTGCACTGTTTTCAATATAGGAAAGTGTTTAAGGCATGACGTGTTCAACAGTGTATCAACCTTGCTTAGTGGTGGAACACACTTCTTCCCCAAAAAGGAGAACCTCTCCGAAGACATGGCCGTCCTGCAAGTCACATTCCAAAGTCCAGAGGGGAGCCGCATATTGCCACAGCTATTTCTGTCACCACGTGTTGAGTAAGCATTGAAGTTCTTTCTCAATGATGTCGCTACATTGTTCGTTGTTCTTGGCAGTAATGGGGTTGAGCTTGTCTTGCACACAGTGGACAAATACGAAAGGAAACACACAATTTGCATTCCAGACTGGCAAGTGCTCCTGCTTCCCGCAGTGAACTGAAAATGTACCACGTGACGCTTTCCTGAACACAAGAACTAATGATTAGCATGCATCGTCAAGTCGTTCTACAGCTCTTACTTTAGCAGTAGTAGTTTGCATGTTGATTAGCTATTTCCCTTCGTATTGTCACTGGTTCACTCTGTTTAGTAAGATTCTTTTACATCACCCTGTCACTTACCCTACGCCTTCTGAACTGTTTTGGTGTAGAAATCATCCTGAGCAGTCTCACCATTTCTTTCAGGACAGCAGCTTGAAAAATAGCATCCAGTTTACGTCCCACATGCTTCATGTAAGAAAGATGTGCTGTTATGTGCGTAAGCCAAGCAAAatctttattttcagcacacacatgcacatgtaaaaaaaaatgctgttgcGGAGCTTTAGAAGCAAGTAACACAAGCACTCAGATGATAGTAATACCGCTGCACAAGCACAGAAACCAAACTTGGCTTGGATAATGTGTGCTGGCTTTCGGATGTGTATTTCCAGAACTCCCTGTTGTGAAACTCTCCCTTTTATCTACGTTATGACATAAATAATGATACCAAAATGGTAGTTGCTCACACAGGGCAATTATGACCTGAGGCACCAGGTTTGTTTCCCGCATGTTTTGGACATCTCATGTGAAAAAGGCATGCTGTTATATGCATTTATCAAGGAAAATCCTTGCTTCCAGCACCCcccaaaaaataaaaagttattaGGGAGATTTAGAAACAAGTGACACAAGCATAAAGAAACCCAAACTGAGCAAGCCCAGAGAGAGGAGAAAATGTGCTTCTGGAAGTATACAACAGATGGCAGAACCACCTCGGAGCTCACCAACTTCATGTTAGTGTGCACATCCGAGTGGAGAGTGTACGAGTAAGTCAGTGACTCTGAAAGGGTTAAACTTTGTTCTTCCCCAATTGGGACACCAACGATGATGTCGAAACAAGAGTTGCTCACATGAAGCCATTGTGACAAAAGGCATCTATTTTTTAGCACCCAGTTTATGTCCAATAAATTTTGGATGCAGCTCATGTAAAAAAAGACACGCTTTTATATGCATCAGTCTACCAGCATCCTTACCTCcagctcaaaaaagaaaagaaaaagaacaagaataatTAATTCAAGAGTTCTAGAAACATGACATAAGTACATTAGTGCGCCCAAAAGGCAGAGTCTATAATATTACACTAGCACATTAAAAAAACTTGGCTCAGGTTCTTTTTGTTTGCAGCGTGGCTAGCATGCACATATTTTCATTGCAGCACTTCTAAAACACCCTGTTGTGAAACTCTCCCTTCTTTTCAAATTGGGGCACAAAGAATGATACCAAATGCAAGCTGCTCACACGAGGCCAGTGTAACAAGGGGCGTCCTTATTCATTTCACACCTGAACACAGGGCACTTGGTGGCTCGCTGGCGGTGAAACTCCCAGCCTTCAACAAGGACAGCTGCCTCATGGATTATGTGCCACAGGTCAAGGAGCTGCTTGAAAAGAAGGTGACACAGGATCCATTGCTTTATTAACCCTttataaacgagtgttgcgtacAGGTAGCAAATTtttaaagatattttttttctcaccgaGTTTCAGTATTGAGTGCATAGCATTCTTACAATAGAATTATACGGACTCTTGAGGCATTGGCACCGTGGTCATCATGCTGTCCCGCTATTGATAGTGCAGGCGACGCTAGCGCGTGGAGAGAAATAAGTGACTGCCCCATGCTTacagaaaaaggtgacttcgcactcTACTTGTGAGCCCCACATGCCTTGCAcgagtgcaaaatttggctgaggtgttcgcagcagcatatgctatccacgggatgtgtttatttatttttttttaacctagctCCAGGGGTGGTTCAAGACTTACTTAAGGCTTCTAATAAGACAATTAGAAAATTACCAGGCCTGCAGCTTTGCCGGGATTGTTTCAATAGTGTATGCTACTTGCTATTTATATTTCCAATTTAGCCAAAATGAAGTTTCATTTGAAGTTGTTCTTCAAAGGGTTATGGCAGTACTGACATGAGCATTTGGAACTTGTCACTTTTCTGCTTTAAATGTATCACCACTTCCTCTGAATTGAAAACATACTGTCGAGCATCAGACCACTCTAAACAATTTACTGTAACACTTGTTTTCACAAACCAGTTTCTTTTTCGGTACCCAGGGAGTATATGTATCACAGCAGCACAATACACCGGCTAACTTTGTTCCTGCGATTGCTGCCACTGACAAATGTGGGCACAGCCATAAGAAATgtgcacagcacagcacagttttcagtttcttcttttttttctatgagcAACATAATCATACTTATACTCACAGACACCCTTCCATGACAATGAcatgaaaaagaaagctacagggATAAAGCTTTTGTATACACGTGTTCCTGTGCCAAGGATTCTGGCAGAATTCGACAGTGTTTCTGGTTTTTAGGAGCAGATGCCGAGTCAGCATATCTTCCACATATgactttttttcatttgcccaaatgcaagaaaaaagaaaagaagcttaaGTGAAATTCAATGCTGTATTTTGTCTTATTTTCCTGTCGTAAACAACATGTTTGTCTTCTCTTCCCAACTTACACTAACGCGGATGAGAATGCAAGACTTATTTCAGGGGTGCTCTTACTTGCGAGCactttgcctccatagctttcTCAATAGTGCCACAAGAAGTTTTCCACAAGTTATAGCCTTATTGTCTATACCTAGGTAAATCTTgctctgtgtcatgacgtcacaataGTGTAGGAGACCAACGACACCAGTTGATGATTCCAGTGTCACTTTTATTGCCAAACTGCAAAGAAGCAAACTGCAAACTGCAAAGAACTTGTCAAAGAAGCACGCGGTTATAATTTCTAGAACTTGCAAAATTATGCGTTGGTGCTCCTTTAAACATGTTCTTGTTTCTCCCTATATGATGGGCACATTCTCCAGTTCGCGTTCTCGTCTggacattttttctttctttttttcaggttgAACAGGTGTCAACATCATTTGCCAAGCGTAAGGAGTACGTGGCAGCTTTCCTCAACCTCTTCGGCAGGTATGATCACCATGTTGCATGCAGAATTCAGTTGTTCCTTGCCTTAGTCACATGATTAGATGAGCATTGAAAATCTCACAGGTACTTGAATGAACTTTTGTTTCAAGCATAGCCTTccttcttgaagaaaaaaaaaatgcaaaggccCTGTGACAAGTTGCCAAACAAATGTTACATGCAACAGTGTTGAGCTTTTGACAGACCACAAACCACACTATCACCACAGCCGGTTGCACTGACAGCCAATGCATGCCAGTGGAGACATCACCTTACTCACTCGTAAGCTATAATTAGTATCAGTACAATCAGTATACAAGTTGAGCTTCACCACAACAAAGCCGCATTCGACACTAAATACctgttatataaaatattcattaCCAGCACGTATTCATTACATGCCGAGACTGGTGAGAAAAACCGATTTACTTCGCTGTCACCTATGATTCATTATATGCGCgattgttatatcgaggttcgactgcatGAATCACGGTCTATTTGGTCACCTCGTGGGTAGTGTCATTCTGTCACCACATCACCTAGAAATGTACTAGCGCTGTAGTCGGTCCCTACATGCATCTGGCCGCGTAAGAGCAGGCGTGGAAACCGCGCAACAAATCCGCAATGAAGGGTTATTTCCACAAGAGGTGGCAAACTTTGAGCTCCCACAAAGCTTCTACGCCATGGCAAGGCAGTGCTTGTGCAGTTAGTGCCTCATCGAAACTGAATGAGCTCATAGGTTGTGCACCGCACAAAGTTGGCAACTTTCTACCATCGTTACACAGAATGCAGTGCTGGTTCCATGCTGCATTCCTGCGGCACGCCAGTGCCTTGTTGCtggagaagagagagaaggtcCCTAGTGAAAATGCTACTCCAGGTTAACGCGGTCATAGATGAAATTATAGATAGAAGACGTACAATAGACACAAAACATACAGAGGTATCTAAATAGCAGTGGCCTGCACAAAAGTTCAAGAGCACCTTCGTAGTGTGGGACACACAGGCGGCACTAATACATGGTCCAAGTACATGTTATAGTTTTAAGTATGATCCCCGAGGTATATTTAGCGTGGAATTCATAGAGGTTGCAACAGGAGATTAAGTGTGGTGCATCCTCTTGTACATTGCATGCGGGGCATGGCCGCAACTGTTCTAATGAGCACAGGCCTTGAAAGCAGCACCCCTGATGCACAACTCCTGGTGACAGTTCCCACAAATTCCAAGGCAACCTTAGTCTTTAAATTGGCGACAGTGTAAGAATGCAGTGGAAAATGCACCACTGCCTTAATGAAGTAGAATGTATGCAGATGGTGTCAGCCACATATGCTCTCACTTTTGCGAAATTGCAGCAGTAGCAAACTCTCTTTAACATTTTTTCTTGGGAAGTACGTCTTGCACAGAGTCACAGAACACGGAGCAGTGCGGTGTTGTGAGTGGAGCTTTTTACTGAATTCCTGGCTTGTCACCGGGTGTATAAGAGTGCCACAGCTCATCAGGCACGTAACTGTGAAAATTCGTCGTCCTGCACTTCAAGGCAGTGCCCATGCATAAGAGATAATGCGTACGAATGAGAG
The sequence above is a segment of the Dermacentor variabilis isolate Ectoservices chromosome 7, ASM5094787v1, whole genome shotgun sequence genome. Coding sequences within it:
- the LOC142588147 gene encoding BRISC and BRCA1-A complex member 2-like isoform X1, encoding MDTVFAPRVRCYLKNLLEHTMQNLTTPHPIRLVSASHGGPKDGTKQLCDRFKISLPYAGQTVTWEVIFQAHKPDLPPDFIFDDTSFLPNIEEVPSLCNWDSDDDEALTNVIQELLEQYRKHQVSMLDDSPRLQFEYSSLVHQSDIAESNIQVHLNKKNPGSPVRFWITLPIDFSKLPPVFAKENLSEDMAVLQVTFQSPEGSRILPQLFLSPRVEALGGSLAVKLPAFNKDSCLMDYVPQVKELLEKKVEQVSTSFAKRKEYVAAFLNLFGRNLLEFDAEGFASLSFLFEHDDFFFILIIAIPRTFPQDKPSLTFQSAYHTSCGWPYSITCTDYPYSPRWEASEMADRARTFVMEYVPSFQTSSVKNR
- the LOC142588147 gene encoding BRISC and BRCA1-A complex member 2-like isoform X2 — encoded protein: MDTVFAPRVRCYLKNLLEHTMQNLTTPHPIRLVSASHGGPKDGTKQLCDRFKISLPYAGQTVTWEVIFQAHKPDLPPDFIFDDTSFLPNIEEVPSLCNWDSDDDEALTNVIQELLEQYRKHQVSMLDDSPRLQFEYSSLVHQSDIAESNIQVHLNKKNPGSPVRFWITLPIDFSKLPPVFAKNLSEDMAVLQVTFQSPEGSRILPQLFLSPRVEALGGSLAVKLPAFNKDSCLMDYVPQVKELLEKKVEQVSTSFAKRKEYVAAFLNLFGRNLLEFDAEGFASLSFLFEHDDFFFILIIAIPRTFPQDKPSLTFQSAYHTSCGWPYSITCTDYPYSPRWEASEMADRARTFVMEYVPSFQTSSVKNR